The genomic region CTGAGGGCGGCTGGTACACCACGCCCCCCTTCTCGGAGGCCGAGGTCTTCGACTTCCCGGAGGGCATCGGTGAGGTGGAGTGCGTGAACGTCGAGCACGAGGAAGTGCTGTTGATGCCGCGCTGGGTCGATGCCGAGCGGGTGACGTTCAAGTACGGGCTGGGCGAGGAGTTCATCGGGGTGCTTCGGACGCTGCACACGCTGGGCCTGGACAGCACCGAGAAGGTGAAGGTGGGCGGCGTGGAGGTGTCGCCGCGCGACGTGGTGGCCGCCTGCCTGCCGGATCCGGCCACCATCGGACCGCGGATGACGGGCAAGACCTGCGCCGGACTATGGGTCACCGGAACGGGCAAGGATGGTGCGCCGCGGTCGACCTACCTGTACCACGTGGTCGACAACGAGTGGTCGATGCGCGAGTACGGCCACCAGTGCGTGGTGTGGCAGACCGCCATCAACCCGGTGGTGGCCCTGGAGCTGATCGCCGCCGGAACCTGGTCCGGCACCGGCGTTCGGGGCCCCGAGGCATTCGACGCCCAGCCGTTCCTCGATCTGCTCACCGCCTACGGCAGCCCCTGGGGGATCCGCGAGCATCCCATTCTTCGGTGATCGAGCTAGGGAGGAACGACCGGGTCGAGATCCCGATGGACTTGCGACGAGTGTCCTACAGGTACTGGCCCGTCCCGCTGGGCTGGCCGCCCTCTTCCGCCGACGAACCGGGGGGCAGCTGACCGCGTCGCATCTGCTCCAGCTGACTGCGCGCGGCCATCTGCTGCGCAACCAGAGCTGTCTGCAGACCGTGGAACACGCCCTCCAGCCATCCGACGAGCTGGGCCTGGGCGATCCGCAGCTCCGCATCGGACGGCACCGAGTCCTCGGTGAACGGCAGGGTGATCCGCTCGAGCTCCTCCCGCAGCTCGGGAGCGAGACCCTCCTCGAGCTCGGCGATCGACCTGGCGTGGATCTCGCGAAGGCGCACCCGGCTGGCCTCGTCGAGCGGCGCTGTGCGCACCTCCTCCAGGAGCTGCTTGATCATCGTGCCGATCCGCATCACCTTTGCGGGCTCGCCGATCAGCTCAGCAGCGCCGCCGGGGGAGACCGGCTGTTCGGTCTCGGTGACCTCGGCATCCGCCGGCTGCCCGTCGGGTCCGATCACCAGAACGCGTCGCTGTTCTCCTGCTGCTTCTGCGCTGCTCATCCGCTCAATCCCCTTCGTCGGTGCTTGCTGTCCATCATCACGGAACCTCCAGCACGATCTTGCCGATGTGGCCGCCTGCCGCCATCCGTCGATGCGCCTCGCCTGCTTCGGTCATCGGCAGGACGTCCTCGATGACCGGACGCACGCTACCCGCAGCGATCATCGGCCACAGCTGCTCACGCACCGCGGCGACCACCTCGGCCTTCGAGCCGGCACCCACCGTCGGCCGACTGCGCAAGGCGGTGCAGGCGACAGTGCCGCGGATCTGCATGAGTGCGTTCAGATCCAGCTCGGCACGGCTCCCGCCGAGGAACCCGATGATCACCAACCGGCCTCCCTCACGAAGGGCGGACACATTGCGCTGCAGGTATTTCGCGCCGACCACATCGAGGATGACGTCGGCTCCACCGGTGGCAGCGCGCATCACCACCTCGAAGTCGTCCGTCGTGTAGTTGATGGTCAGGTCGGCGCCGAGCTCGGCGCAGCGCAGCAGGGCGGCATCCCGCGAAGCCGTCACCGCCACCTCGGCCCCGAGCGCGACCCCCACCTGGACGGCCATGGTGCCGATCCCTGACCCGCCGCCGTGCACGAGCAGGCGTTCGCCGCGCTGAAGACGTGCCGTCATCACGAGGTTCGACCAGACGGTGCAGGCGACCTCGGGCAGCGCTGCGGCCGTCACCAGGTCGACCCCGTCCGGGATCGGCAGCAGCTGGACAGCGGGAACGGCCACGAATTCGGCGTAGCCACCGCCGGAGAGCAGCGCACAGCACTCGTCGCCGACCGACCAGCCGTCGACCCCGCCGCCGACAGCCTCGATGGTGCCGGAGCACTCCAGGCCGAGGATCTCCGAGGCGCCCGGCGGTACGGGGTAGTGACCGGCTGCCTGGAGCAGGTCGGCGCGGTTGACGGCGCTCGCCGCCACCCGGATCACGACCTCACCGGGACGGACCTCCGGTCGAGGGGCCTCGCCCCAGCGCAACGCGCCGTCCTCGATCTCCACAGCCCTCATGAGGATCAGCTTATGGGGTTGGCAGCGGGTACCTGACGCGGTGATGCTGGTCGGGTGACGTCACCCCAGCTCACCGACTTCTGGCCGACCGACGGGCTTCGGCTGCGGACGCCGCGGTTGACGCTGACACCGCTGCGTGAGGCGGACTTCGCCGTGCTGGTAAAGGCCGTCCTGGCCGGGATCCACGATCCGGCCGTGATGCCGTTCGCCCAGCCGTGGACCGACCAGCCACCGCACGAGCTGGTCAGGACCAGCCTGAAGTACTGGTGGTCGGTACGGGGCAGCATCGCTCCGCAGGAGTGGAACCTGGAATGGGTCGTGCGCGCAGAGGGCGAGGTTTTGGGCTTGCAGTCGTTGCATGCCAACGACTTCGCCGTCACCCGTACCGTCGGCACCGGATCCTGGCTGACGCAGTCGGCGCAGGGTAGGGGTCTGGGTACCGAGATGCGTGCCGCCGTCCTGCTCTTCGCCGTCGACACCCTCGGAGCACTGCGGGCGGAGACCGAGGCATTCTTCGACAACCCGGCCTCGATCAACGTGACCACCAAGCTCGGATACCGGCCCAACGGATCGAGCACCCTGGTCCGCCGGCCGGGGGAGGCGGCGGAGAACCAGCGGTTCCTGCTCACGCCGGAGGATCTGCGGCGACCCGACTGGCAGCTGCAGGTGGACGGCGTGACCGAGGAGGTCCTGACGCTGCTCGGCGCGGATCCGTCTCGTGCTCCGATGATCTGACAGCCTCACGTGCGGCCGGGTGCAGCGAGACCCGGTCGTGCATGCGTCAGGATCTCGACTCCTTCGTTCGCTCGATCCACGGAGGGCATTCGATCGATCACCGCAGAGGCGTTCGCTCGACTTCCTGCGTTCGATCGATCACCGCAGGGGCGTTCGCGCGATCGCGCGAACCACGGTGGTCGAGCGAGAGAGGAACGAACGAGTCGAGACCCCGTCAGCCGAGGCTGCTGGCTCCGAAGGTGTCGCAGCTGGCGGGTTGACCGCTGGAATAGCCGGTGTTGAACCACTTCTGTCGCTGCGCCGAGGTGCCATGGGTGTAGTTGTCGGGCTGGTTGGGTCCGCCCGCGATCTCGGTCTGGATGTAGTCGTCGCCGATCTTGGAAGCGGTGTCCAGGGCGTCCGTGATGTCCTGTTGGGTGATGTCCGAGATGAGGATCTGACCGTCCGGACCAGGAGTGGTGGTGGCGTTCTTGGCCCAGACGCCCGCGTAACAGTCCGCCTGCAGCTCGAGGCGGACGGTGCCCGAGGTCGGGCCCTTGTCGCCGGCCTTGACGCGGTCGGACGTGCCGAGCGTGGCCTGGATGTGGTGACCGTACTCGTGGGCCAGCACGTACCCCTGCGCGAAGACCCCACCGTTGGTCTTGAACTGGGTCTTCAGGTCGTTCCAGAAGCTGAGGTCGATGTAGACCTGGGAATCGGCGGGGCAGTAGAACGGCCCCATCCCGGACTGGCCGGTACCGCATCCCGTCGACGTCGAGCCCGAGTAGAAGACGGTGGTGGCCTCCGGGTAGGTACGACCGCTCTGCTGCAGCGCGTTCGCCCAGTAGTCCTGGATCGAGTTGATGAACGCCACAGCCCGGCAGTCGTCGTCGGTGTTCGCATCGGCGCCGGTCCGACACTTCGCGGCAAGTTCTCCGCTGTCGGCGGTGCCGCCGGAGTCGACCGCCTGGTTCAGCAGCCCGCCCGTTGCGCTGCCGCCGCCCGTGCTGCCGCCTCCACCACCGAACAGCTGGATGGCCGCGAACACCAGCGCGATGATCAGGCCGAGCCCGCCGCCGGCCTTGCCCAGGGACCCCAGTCCGCCGATACCCCCGCCCCCGCCTCCGCCGCTGCCGCGACGATCCGAGACCTGGCCGGTGTTCAGGGAGGCGCCCTCGTTGAACTTCACCATCGGAACAGGTCTCCTCATGTCGCCGCGCCGGTTGCCGGTCGAGCGCACCCGACGAACTGGCGGGCGCTACCTCGGAGAAGGGTAGTCGAGTACGTTCCGCAAGTGCTCCAGGTCTCATTGGCAAGCGACTTGCTTTCGTTTCCTTTCGCCCGGTTGACCTTTGCTGTCGAACGGCCATACCTTGCAGCTCAGCGCGGCTTCGATGCTGACCACAGGAACTGCCGTGCACCCACTCGATGAGGAGGCCCGATGTCGTTCGACGAGTTCGATCGCGAACGGGCCATCATCGTCGAGCTGGACAGGGTGGGTCGCGTGGTGGTGGCCGATCTGGCCCAGCGCTTCGGCGTCTCGGCGGTGACGATCCGCAAGGATCTCGATGCGCTGGAGCGGCGCTCGATGCTGCGGCGGGTCCGCGGCGGCGCCGTCCCCACCGGTGTCTCCGACGAGGGTGCGTTCGAGATGCGCCTGCGGCACTCGGCACGGGCCAAACGGGCGATCGCCCGGGCGGTGGCCGCCGAGGTGTCCAACGGTGACGTCATCGCGATGGACTCCTCGACGACGTGCTGGTACCTCGCCCACGAGATCCTCGACCGTCGCAACCTGATCGTCGTCACCAACGGGCTGCGGACGGCCGAGCTGCTCATGGAGCAGTCGTCTGCGATGGTGCTGATGCCCGGCGGTGTGCTGCGGCGGTCTGCGGCCTCGATGGTCGGCCCGATCGGTGACGTGCTGGCCGGTCGTGGCCGGATCGACAAGGGCTTCTTCGGTCTGATCGGCCTCTCGGTCTCGCACGGTCTGCTGGACATCGTCGTCGAGGAGGCCCAGACGAAGGCGTTCATCGCTCGTTCGTGCAACGAGGTCTACGGGCTGTTCGACTCCTCGAAGGTGGACCGCTTCGGACTGCATTCCTTTGCCGCCACCGACACCATCACCGGGTTGTTCACCGACGACGCCTTCAACGCCGAACAGACTGCGCAGTGGACCGCCGCCGGGGTGGACGTGCACCGGGTCACCGTCGATCACGACGCGGACGGCGCCGACCTCCCCGAGTACCGGCGCTCCGATGTTCATCCGACCCAGCGGGGGGCCTGATGCGTACGCCGATCACGGTCGCTGCCGTCGATCTCGGCGCCGAGAGCGGCCGCGTCACCGCGGTGCACTACGACGGCGAGCAGCTGGAGCTCAGCATCACCGGCCGGTTCGCGAACCAGCCACGGATGTCGGACGGATTGCTGCGCTGGGACTTCGACGGGCTGTGGACCTCCATCCGGGCCGGTCTCGGGGCCCTGGCCCGGCAGTCGAGGCAGATCGCTTCCGTCGGTGTCGACACCTGGGGTGTCGACTACGGCCTGCTCGACGCTGCGGGCAGCCGGGTGGACGATCCGGTCTGTTACCGCGACGAGCGGGGCCGTCGTTCCCTGGACCGTGCGCTGGCGCAGGTCGGCGCCGAGCGCCTGTATGACGCGACCGGAGTGCAGATCCTGTCCATCAACGCAGTGTTCGGCCTGATGGCGGACGTGGCCGATCGACCCGAACGACTGCGCGCCGCGTCGAAGCTGCTGATGATGCCGGACCTCTTCCACCATGCCCTGTCCGGAGCGCAGGTCTCCGAGTACACCGCGGTGTCGACGTCGGGCGCCTACGACATGACCCGTAACCGTTGGGCCACCGAGCTTCTCGACGAGCTCGGTATCCCGACCGCACTGCTCCCCGAGGTGGTCGACCCCGGCACCGACGTCGGTCCGCTGCTCCCGGAGTTGGCCACCGGTGCGCTCACCGGAGCGCGGGTGATCGTGCCGCCCGGCCACGACACGGCCAGCGCGGTGGTGGCCACCCCGTTCGTCGACCCCGGCGCCGTGTTCATCTCCTCCGGTACCTGGTCGCTGGTCGGGATGGAGATCCCCCGGGCCGTCGTCAGCGAGCAGACCCGCGCCGCCAATCTCACCAACGAGGGCGGGTACGGCGACACCATCCGATTGCTGCGCAACGTGATGGGTTTGTGGATCCTGCAGCAGTGCCGCCGGCAGTGGGCCAGTGGCGGTACCGACCTCGACTACGCCCAGATCGCCGACGCCGCAGCAGCAGTGCCGGGACTCCGATCGGTCATCGATCCCGACGATCCCGTCTTCCTCGCACCGGGCGACATGCCGACCAGGGTTCGTGAGTACTGCGCGGCGACCGGACAGCCGGTCCCGCAGTCGGTCGGCGAGATCGCGCGCTGCGTCGTCGATTCGCTGGCCCTGGGCTACCGCGCGGTCGTGGACGATCTGGCCATCGCGACCGGGAGCACGCCGCCGTCGATCTCGATCGTCGGCGGCGGCTCCAACCACCGGTTGCTGTCCCAGCTCACCGCGGACGCCACCGGGCTGCCGGTGCACTGTGGACCGGTCGAGGGCACCGCGCTGGGCAACGCCGCCGCCCAGTTGGTGAGCCTGGGGGAGTTGGACGACGTCCGGCAGATCCGTCAGGTGATCGCCGCCGGCTCACCGATCACCACCTACCTTCCCTTCGCCGACCGCACGAACTCAGTGCAATCGAGCGACTGGGCCGATGCGCTCGGCCGGCTGCATCGCCTGCAGCGCCATGAGAATTCCGGCCGGCTGAGCCCAGCCGGTGACCGGACGCCGTGACCGGGATCCCCGTGCCACGGCAGCGCCACCCGCACCGCCCGCAGTCCCCGTCAGGTAGTTCCGGCAGGCAGTTTCCACCACAGAGCCGCATCGTTGCGGAAGGAGAACAAGCACCATGACACGTTCCAGGAGGTTCACCGCACTGGCGGCCGCAGGTCTCGCGACCGCCCTCGTGCTCACGGCCTGCACCAAGAAGAATGACTCCACCACCAACACCTCGGCAGCCGCTCCGGCCACCACCAGTGCCGCGGCGCCGTCGTCGGAGAGCAGCTCCGCTCCGGCCGAGACCAGTGCGTCGGAGACCGGTGGTGCGAGCTCGTCGGAGACCGGTGGTGCGAGCTCGTCGGACACCTCGGCGCCGTCCGAGTCGTCCTCCGAAGCCACCGGCAGCAGCTCCGAAGCCACCGGCAGCAGCTCCGATGCCACCGGCAGCAGCTCCGCCGGCGGCGGTGGCGCCCCGACGAAGGCGTCCAAGAACTTCAAGATCGCCTTTGTCCCGAAGCTGCAGGGCATCCCGTACTTCGAGGCGATGAACGCCGGCGGCAAGAAGGCGGCCACCGACCTCGGGGTCACCTGGCTGTACCAGGGCCCGACGACGGCCGACGCCGCGCAGCAGGCGCAGATCGCCCGCAGCTACATCCAGCAGAAGGTCGATGCGTTGTTCGTCGCGCCGAACGATCCCGATTCGATGGGACCCGTTCTCTCGCAGGCGGGAGGGGCCGGGATCAAGGTCGGAACCTCGGACACCGATGCCCCCGATTCGGCGCGTCAGGTGTTCGTCTCGCAGGCCTCGACCGAGGGCATCGGTACCGCTCTGACCGATTCGCTGCTCAAGGCGATGGGAGGCAAGGGCAAGTACGCGATCGTCTCCTGCGGCGAGACCGCACAGAACCTGAACTCGTGGATCAAGGTGCAGCAGCAGGTCACCAAGGACAAGTACCCGGACGCGGAGATCGTGGACATCGTCTATGCCGGTGAGGACCAGAGCAAGGCGGCCACACTGGCCACCGACCTGATGACCGCCCACCCGGACCTCACCGGTCTGGTCGGCGAGTGCACCAGCTCCGCCCCGGGTGTCGCGCAGGCAGTGAAGGACGCCGGCAAGATCGGCACCGTCTTCACCGTCGGTCTGGGCACCCCGCTGTCGATGGCTCCGTACCTCAAGGACGGCTCCTCGTCCGCCTCGATCCTCTGGGACGTCGCGGGACTGGGCTACCTCACGGTGTGGGCCGGCGTGCAGCTGGCCGAGGGCAACGAGATCGACGCCAAGCCCCAGGTCTCCGCCGACCTTCCCGACGTCAGCTACGACAACGCCACCAAGGTCTTGCTGCTCGGCCCGCCGCTGGAGCTGACCAAGGACAACGTCGACCAGTACCAGTACTGATTCCTGCCGCCACCAGCGTCTCGGTGACAGCGGTGCTGTAGCAGTGCCAGGTCTGCCGGCCGGAGCCCATCCCTCCGGCCGGCAGATCCTCCCTCGAACTCTTTCCCTCGCAAGGAGTCTGCACCCATGTCCGCACCTCCGGATTCCGGTCTGGCGCGCCTGTCCCTGACCGGCGTCTCCAAGCGTTACGGCGGTGTCCGCGCCATCCGCAACGCCGATTTCACCGTGGGTGCCGGACGCATCCATGCGCTCGTCGGCGAGAACGGGGCCGGCAAGTCGACGCTGATCAAGATCATCGCGGGCGCCGAGATCGCCGACACCGGAACGATCGAGTACGAGGGCGCGCCGGTGACCATCGGCAACACCCTGGCGGCGATCGAGCTCGGGATCGCCACGGTGTACCAGGAGCCGCAGCTGTTCGCGGAACTGACGGTGGCCGAGAACATCTTCCTCGGTCGTGAGATCCGCAAGGGGGCCCGTATCGACTGGGCCGCGCAGAACGAGAAGGTGGTCGAACTGCTCGGCCTGCTGGGCCTGCCCGCGTCGTTGTCAACGGTTCTCGCCGGCGAGTTGTCCATTGCGACCCAGCAGCAGATCTCCATCGCGAAGGCGCTCAACGGCCGCGCGAAGGTGCTGATCCTCGACGAGCCGTCAGCGATCCTCACTGACGCGGAGATCGAGATCCTGTTCGGCGTGGTCCGGCGGTTGGCGTCCTCCGGGGTCTCGGTCATCTACATCTCGCACCGGCTCGACGAGCTCTTCCGGATCGCCAACGAGGTCACGGTGATGCGTGACGGCGAGACCATCGGCACCTACCCGATCGACGACTTGTCGGTCCGCAGGATCGCCGAGCTGATGGTCGGCGGGGTGCTCACCGAGCACGCCGGCCAGCGGACCGTTCCCGACGGTGATCCCCTGCTGCGGCTGGAGCGTCTCGGCCTGGTGGGCTCCTTCCACGAGGTGGACGTCGACGTCCGGGCCGGCGAGATCGTCGGCCTCTACGGTCTGGTCGGCTCCGGCGTGGCGGAGATCGCCTCCACCGTTTATGGCATCGACTCTTACACAGGTGGCCGAATGTTGTTGGACGGCAAGCAGATCAGGCCGCGCAGTCCGCGTCACGCCGGCAAGCTCGGGATCGCCCTGTTGCCGGCGAATCGCAAGCTGCAGGGCATGTTCTCCTTCCAGTCGATCGCCTTCAACATCTCCGTCGGGCACCTCCCGCTGCTGTCCAAGAGCGGCGCATTCGTCGACCGGGCGCGCGAGCGGCAGACCGCCGTCGACCTCATCGAGCAGCTGTCGGTCAAGACGCCGAGCGAACGTCAACCGGTCGGGGCCATGTCCGGCGGCAATGCCCAGAAGGTCGTGCTCGCCCGGCAGCTGGTCGAGCGTCCTCGGGTGCTGGTACTCGCCGAGCCCACTCAGGGTGTCGACGTCGGCGCCAAGGAGGAGATCTATCGGATCATCGGCGAGCTGGCCGACCAGGGCACCGCGGTGCTCGTCGCCACCTCCGACCTGTCCGAGGCGTTGCGCATCTCCGACCGGCTGCTCGTCATCAGAGCCGGCTCCGTCGTCGCGGAGTTCGGCCCGGGCGCCACCCAGGTGGACGTGCTGTCCGCTGCCGCCGGGGGCGCCGGAGAACACCCCGACATCACCGGCACCACCTCCCTCACGAAGAACGACGGGACCAGCTCATGACCGTCATCGCCGACCCGGGGGCAGACCCGACCGCCCCGGACGTCAAGGCCCGTGGCCGGGTCCTCGCCTCCCCGGTCACCGGGCAGGAACTCGTGCTGCTCGGCGTCATCGCCGTGCTGTGGGTGCTACTGGGCTTCTTCACCCCTGCCTTCCTGACTGCCGGCTCGCTGCAGCCGCTGCTGGTGGAGGTAGCGCCCGTCGCGCTGATCGGTATCGGGATGACCATGGTGATCATCACCGGCGGCATCGACATCTCGGTCGGCGGTGCGATCATGGTGTGCGCGGTCACGGTCGCCCAGACGCTGGTGACATACGAGATGTCCATCTGGGTGGCACTGCTGATCTCGGTCGCCATCGGTGCCGGGCTGGGCCTGGTCAACGGGTTCCTGATCGCCTACGGCCGGGTGCCGGCCATCATCATCACCTTCGGCACCGCGAATCTGTTCCAGTGGCTCGGGTTGCAGATCTTCGGCTCCAACACCGTCAACGGCATCCCGAGCACGCTCGACGTCGTCGGTCGCGGTGTCAACGGCAGGACGCTGGGCATTCCGCACTCGTTCTTCATCACGGTGGTGCTCGTCGCCATCGCGTGGTGGTACCTGCGGCACACCGTCGGAGGACGTCACCTCTACGCGATCGGCGGGGATCCGGTGGCCGCCCGGTTGGCCGGTGTCCGCGTCCGCCGCCGCACCCTGCTCGTCTACCTCGTCACCGGGGCGCTGGTGGGGATCGGTGCCTTGTTCTATCTCGCCAAGGGCACCTCGACCCTGGACCAGTCGATCGGCTCCGGCCGCGAACTCGCAGTCATCGCCGCCGTCGTCATCGGCGGTACCTCGATCATGGGCGGTCGGGGATCCGTGCTCGGCACGCTGCTCGGAGCTCTGCTCGTCCAGACCGTCACCTCCGGCGTCACCCAGCTCGGCTGGCCGTCCCAGCTGTCGGACCTGTTCGTCGGACTGGCGATCATCGTCGCCGTCGGCACCGACCTGCTCCGTCAGCGCGCCCGCACCTCGGCCACCAGGAGTCAGCGATGACCACCACGGAGTCCCCCACGACCCCACCCACGAAGCCGCCCGTCACCCGGGCCGAGCAACGCTCCGCCTCGATCGGTTCCGGCCTGCTCCGCGCCGTCCTCACCCAGCGCGTCGTGCTGCTTGTCGTCCTGCTGGTCGCGGTGATCGGCGTGAACATGCTGTTGTCCGCCAACGGCTACCTGACCGCGGACTACGACTTCGACTACATGGCGTCGGCACTGATCGATGCGGTGCCCCTGGTGATGCTGGCGTTGGCCGAGCTGATCGTCATCATCTCCGGGCGCGGCGGGATCGACCTGTCGATCGGGGCGATCGTCTCGCTGTCCGGCATGGTCTTCGGCTTCGCCTACCAGCAGTGGGGATGGCCGTTCTGGGCCGGCCTGTTGCTGTCCGCGGTCACCGGAACCGTGCTGGGTCTGATCAACGGCTTCCTGGTGGCCAAGCTCGGCTTCCCGGCGCTGATCGCCACACTGGCCACCTGGTATGCCTACAAGTCGCTGGCGGTGGTGATCAACGACCAGAAGCCGATCTCCGGCAAGGCCATCCAGGGTCTGTTCAGCTCGGTCGACAACAAGAACCTGTGGCTCATCGGCGACTGGATCCCGAACATCCCGCTCGGCGTGTTCACCTACATGCTCCCCGTCGTGGTCGGTGTGTGGATCCTGTTGGCCCGCGGGACCTACGGCCGCCGGCTGTACGGGATCGGCACAAACGACACGGCAGCCACCTTCGCCGGGATCGATGTGGCCGGCACCCGGCTGCGGGCCTACGCGCTGTCGGGTCTGATCGCCGGCGTGGTCGCGGTGTACATGGTTGCCGAGTTCTCCTCGGCGCGACCGGACACCGGCACCTCCGGCAGCGGGCTTGCGCTGCCGGCCATCACCATCGCGGTGCTGGGCGGGGTGGCGATCAGCGGCGGTATCGGCCGGGTCGCCGGTGTCGTGCTCGCCGCACTGCTGGTCACCTGGTTGAACCTCGGAATCCAGCTGTCGTTCCCGGGTAACGAAGGAATCCAGTACCAGTTGCTCGCCCTCGGTGTGCTGCTCGTGTTCGCCGCGCTGCTCAACGGAGTGGCCACCCGACGCTACGGAGGATCCACATGATCGCCAGCGCAGTCCGGCATGATCCGGAATCCGTCTCCGCAGATCTGCTCGCCCTGACGCTGTCGTTGGGCAGGCCAGAACGCGACCTGATCATCATCGCGGAGGGCAACACCAGCGAACGGATCGACCCGGATCACCTGGTGGTCAAGGCCTCCGGCTCCGGGATGGCCTCGGCGACGGTCGACGATTTCGTGGTTGCCGAGATCTCTGCTCTGGCAGCGCTTCTCGACGATCCGGCCGCCGATCAGGCCGCTGTGACGGCGGCGCTGGATGCCGGGGTGATCAACGGCAGGCAACGCCGCGGCTCGATCGAGGCCCTGGTGCACGTCTCGGTGCAAGCACTTTCGCCCGATCCGACTGCGACGCGGTTCGTCGGCCACACCCACCCGACTCAGGTGGTCGGCCTGCTGGCCTCGATCCACGCCGAACACGCCTGGGACCGGCACGTGTATTCGGACGAGGCGGTGGTGATCGGCCGTCCACTGTTCGTGCCGTACGCGATGCCCGGCATCGCGCTGGGCAAGCTCTTCCACAGCACGCTGCGAGAGCGGGTCACCGAGACCGGGGTGATGCCGTCGCTCATCCTGCTCGGTAATCACGGCATCGTCGCCGTGGGGCCGACCGCCGATGCGGTGGACGGGATCTCGGCGATGGCCGTCAAGGGTGCGCAGGTGCGCACCATCGGCTACTCGGTCGGCGGAGTGGCACCGCTGTCGGAAGAATCGGTCGCGAAGTTCATCGCCCGCGCCGACATCGCCGAGCGGGTCGCGAACATCTCCCAGGGATCGCTGTGACCTCTCCGCTCGCGGACCCGGCCGATGGCTCGGTGCGTCCATGACGCTGCCTGCCGAGCTCGACGTCGTCTTCATCGATGTCGGCGGCCCGATCTACCACGACGAGACGTTCGTCGATGCGGTGACGCTGGCGCTCGACGACATCCGTGCCGACCGAGGCGAGGGACCTGCCGAGCGGGCGCAGGTGAAAGGCGTCTACGACCGGATCAGGGTGGCGCAGAACGGGTCCTTCCGTTCCGCACTGGCCACCGAGGTGCTCGGGGACTCCTCGCTGCGCGGCGAGCTGCACGCGCGGACCGAGCGCTACTGGCACCATCCGGTCGGATCGCTGTACTCCGATGTGCTCCCGTTCCTGCAGTCCCTGCGCGGCCGGGTACAGGTGGGCATCCTGGCCAACCAGGAAGCATCGGTGATCGATGCATTGCGCCGCGACGGTGTCGGCGAGCTCATCGACATCTGGGGTGTGTCGGCGGTCGTCGGACACGAGAAGCCCA from Nakamurella sp. A5-74 harbors:
- a CDS encoding sugar ABC transporter ATP-binding protein; its protein translation is MSAPPDSGLARLSLTGVSKRYGGVRAIRNADFTVGAGRIHALVGENGAGKSTLIKIIAGAEIADTGTIEYEGAPVTIGNTLAAIELGIATVYQEPQLFAELTVAENIFLGREIRKGARIDWAAQNEKVVELLGLLGLPASLSTVLAGELSIATQQQISIAKALNGRAKVLILDEPSAILTDAEIEILFGVVRRLASSGVSVIYISHRLDELFRIANEVTVMRDGETIGTYPIDDLSVRRIAELMVGGVLTEHAGQRTVPDGDPLLRLERLGLVGSFHEVDVDVRAGEIVGLYGLVGSGVAEIASTVYGIDSYTGGRMLLDGKQIRPRSPRHAGKLGIALLPANRKLQGMFSFQSIAFNISVGHLPLLSKSGAFVDRARERQTAVDLIEQLSVKTPSERQPVGAMSGGNAQKVVLARQLVERPRVLVLAEPTQGVDVGAKEEIYRIIGELADQGTAVLVATSDLSEALRISDRLLVIRAGSVVAEFGPGATQVDVLSAAAGGAGEHPDITGTTSLTKNDGTSS
- a CDS encoding ABC transporter permease, which gives rise to MTVIADPGADPTAPDVKARGRVLASPVTGQELVLLGVIAVLWVLLGFFTPAFLTAGSLQPLLVEVAPVALIGIGMTMVIITGGIDISVGGAIMVCAVTVAQTLVTYEMSIWVALLISVAIGAGLGLVNGFLIAYGRVPAIIITFGTANLFQWLGLQIFGSNTVNGIPSTLDVVGRGVNGRTLGIPHSFFITVVLVAIAWWYLRHTVGGRHLYAIGGDPVAARLAGVRVRRRTLLVYLVTGALVGIGALFYLAKGTSTLDQSIGSGRELAVIAAVVIGGTSIMGGRGSVLGTLLGALLVQTVTSGVTQLGWPSQLSDLFVGLAIIVAVGTDLLRQRARTSATRSQR
- a CDS encoding ABC transporter permease, with translation MTTTESPTTPPTKPPVTRAEQRSASIGSGLLRAVLTQRVVLLVVLLVAVIGVNMLLSANGYLTADYDFDYMASALIDAVPLVMLALAELIVIISGRGGIDLSIGAIVSLSGMVFGFAYQQWGWPFWAGLLLSAVTGTVLGLINGFLVAKLGFPALIATLATWYAYKSLAVVINDQKPISGKAIQGLFSSVDNKNLWLIGDWIPNIPLGVFTYMLPVVVGVWILLARGTYGRRLYGIGTNDTAATFAGIDVAGTRLRAYALSGLIAGVVAVYMVAEFSSARPDTGTSGSGLALPAITIAVLGGVAISGGIGRVAGVVLAALLVTWLNLGIQLSFPGNEGIQYQLLALGVLLVFAALLNGVATRRYGGST
- a CDS encoding class II aldolase/adducin family protein, whose protein sequence is MIASAVRHDPESVSADLLALTLSLGRPERDLIIIAEGNTSERIDPDHLVVKASGSGMASATVDDFVVAEISALAALLDDPAADQAAVTAALDAGVINGRQRRGSIEALVHVSVQALSPDPTATRFVGHTHPTQVVGLLASIHAEHAWDRHVYSDEAVVIGRPLFVPYAMPGIALGKLFHSTLRERVTETGVMPSLILLGNHGIVAVGPTADAVDGISAMAVKGAQVRTIGYSVGGVAPLSEESVAKFIARADIAERVANISQGSL
- a CDS encoding HAD family hydrolase — protein: MTLPAELDVVFIDVGGPIYHDETFVDAVTLALDDIRADRGEGPAERAQVKGVYDRIRVAQNGSFRSALATEVLGDSSLRGELHARTERYWHHPVGSLYSDVLPFLQSLRGRVQVGILANQEASVIDALRRDGVGELIDIWGVSAVVGHEKPSRELFDWCLAQAGTTAERAVHVGNRLDNDVRPAAALGLGTVWVLRGDAPDDPTDEQRAEPDLTVADLDGLGDVLLAGRSS